A region from the Rosa rugosa chromosome 6, drRosRugo1.1, whole genome shotgun sequence genome encodes:
- the LOC133716587 gene encoding probable pectinesterase/pectinesterase inhibitor 36 encodes MYTSVTSFLLLLAMAIASCTSCLRDPNPVQLALNGVLQATNVVRTSMDLVHGLTSSESDSAGHDVVLMDCERLYDESVPRLTELISGEGNYTREDARTWLSGVLANHRSCWDGLEEKGFLKNTSGAHHYRAVTQNLTMVLDEALALYGKSTMTTDEAMSKYPNGGLLASWSPATSRADFVVAKDGSGTHTTLNQAVAALARMGHRRPPRAIIYVKSGVYNEKVEIGGHMKNVMLVGDGMDRTVITGSRSVVDGDSTLTSATFGVSGDGFWARDITFENTAGPQKHQAVALRVSSDLAVFYRCSIKGYQDTLYTHSLRQFYRDCHIYGTIDFIFGDAPVVLQNCDILVRRPMGHQSNMITAQGRDNPGENTGIVIQGCRVRPAREFEGVKGSYRTYLGRPWQRYSRTLFLKTDLDGLVDPKGWTEWRGSFALSTLYYGEYMDVGVGASTDKRVRWPGFHVLNSPQEVSPFTVSRFIQGESWILGTGVPVWLGI; translated from the exons ATGTACACTTCTGTCACCTCCTTCCTCCTCCTGCTAGCCATGGCTATTGCTTCTTGCACCTCCTGCCTCCGAGATCCGAACCCAGTTCAGCTCGCCCTAAATGGCGTTCTTCAAGCCACCAATGTGGTCCGTACCTCTATGGACCTGGTACATGGGTTGACAAGCTCCGAATCGGATTCTGCTGGCCATGATGTGGTTCTGATGGACTGTGAAAGACTATATGATGAGAGTGTGCCGAGGCTCACTGAGTTGATCTCCGGTGAGGGTAATTATACCAGAGAAGATGCTCGGACATGGCTCAGTGGTGTGCTTGCCAACCATAGGAGTTGTTGGGATGGCTTGGAGGAGAAGGGTTTTCTTAAGAATACTAGTGGTGCTCATCATTATAGGGCGGTGACACAAAACTTGACCATGGTGCTTGATGAAGCTCTTGCTTTGTATGGGAAGAGTACTATGACTACTGATGAGGCAATGAGTAAGTA TCCAAATGGAGGGCTTTTAGCATCATGGAGTCCAGCAACATCCAGGGCTGACTTCGTGGTTGCAAAAGATGGTTCAGGCACTCACACAACACTTAACCAAGCCGTGGCTGCACTTGCTAGAATGGGTCACAGACGACCTCCAAGAGCCATAATCTATGTGAAATCCGGCGTCTACAATGAGAAGGTGGAGATTGGTGGACATATGAAGAATGTGATGCTTGTTGGGGATGGCATGGACCGAACTGTAATCACTGGTAGCCGCAGTGTCGTGGACGGTGACAGCACTTTGACCTCAGCCACATTCG GTGTCTCCGGGGATGGTTTCTGGGCGAGGGACATAACGTTTGAGAATACGGCCGGTCCACAAAAGCACCAAGCAGTGGCATTGAGGGTCAGCTCTGACCTGGCAGTGTTTTACCGATGCAGCATTAAGGGGTACCAAGACACTCTCTACACCCATTCCCTAAGGCAATTCTACCGTGACTGTCACATATATGGCACAATCGATTTCATCTTCGGTGACGCCCCCGTCGTGCTACAAAATTGCGACATTCTTGTGAGGAGGCCAATGGGGCACCAATCCAACATGATCACTGCCCAAGGACGCGACAACCCGGGAGAGAACACGGGCATTGTTATTCAAGGTTGTCGCGTTAGACCTGCGAGGGAGTTTGAGGGGGTTAAGGGTTCGTATAGGACTTACCTTGGTCGGCCGTGGCAGAGATACTCGAGGACTCTGTTCTTGAAGACAGATTTGGATGGTTTGGTTGATCCAAAGGGGTGGACGGAATGGAGAGGTAGTTTTGCACTTTCAACACTGTATTATGGGGAGTACATGGATGTAGGGGTGGGTGCTTCAACTGACAAGAGGGTTAGATGGCCTGGTTTTCATGTGCTTAATAGTCCACaggaggtcagccctttcaCAGTTAGTCGTTTCATTCAAGGAGAGTCATGGATCCTAGGCACTGGTGTGCCAGTTTGGCTTGGAATATAA